In Euwallacea fornicatus isolate EFF26 chromosome 2, ASM4011564v1, whole genome shotgun sequence, one genomic interval encodes:
- the Rga gene encoding CCR4-NOT transcription complex subunit 2 isoform X2 encodes MANLNFTRNIGGGSLGRSSVSFGNNSMSGHVTPVFGQRPPSERRAIPSMGNSNQMGNMNTSMNSLGGYSSFNSVFGSGDANTPSLLDLSEFPSLTTRNSGDVPQPSPMPGAKPYVGMVKQPTSESSEFTMSNEDFPALPGTQNRTEGASPAAGQSEDKAQLDGAQTTNDLQLGIQSGTVAQSSGASTDKSGNKQTGGIRSTPDGRVSNIPANMVSDQFGVVGLLAFIRAAESDPNLVSLALGQDLTALGLNLNSPENLYTSFGGPWADHPCRPQDVDFHVPPEYLINHAIRNKLAPMKLSLYKEDVLFFMFYTSVGDVLQIAAATELYSREWRYHMEEKVWITQVPGMVLLEKTPTYERGTYYFFDVQSWRKVPKEFHLDYSKLEGRPVLNAT; translated from the exons ATGGCGAACTTGAACTTTACAAGAAACATAGGAGGTGGCAGCCTCGGAAGGTCTAGTGTTAGTTTCGGGAATAACTCTATGTCGGGGCATGTTACCCCTGTGTTCGGGCAGAGGCCGCCTTCCGAGAGGAGGGCCATTCCTTCAATGGG AAATTCGAACCAAATGGGTAACATGAACACGTCCATGAACAGCCTGGGCGGTTACAGTTCCTTCAATTCGGTGTTTGGGTCGGGGGACGCGAACACCCCCTCGCTTTTAGACCTGAGCGAGTTCCCTTCCCTAACCACCCGGAATTCGGGCGACGTGCCCCAACCTAGTCCAATGCCCGGGGCGAAGCCCTACGTGGGCATGGTCAAACAG CCCACGTCAGAGTCGAGCGAGTTCACGATGTCGAACGAGGATTTTCCCGCGCTGCCCGGCACGCAAAATCGAACGGAGGGGGCGTCGCCCGCGGCCGGCCAATCGGAGGACAAGGCGCAGCTCGATGGTGCGCAGACGACCAACGATTTGCAGTTGGGCATCCAATCGGGGACGGTGGCGCAGTCGAGCGGCGCCTCGACGGATAAAAGTGGAAACAAGCAGACGG GTGGAATTCGTTCGACACCGGACGGACGTGTTAGTAACATCCCAGCGAACATGGTTTCTGACCAGTTCGGGGTGGTGGGCCTTCTCGCGTTCATCCGGGCGGCCGAGTCGGACCCGAATCTGGTCTCGTTGGCCCTTGGACAAGACTTAACGGCCCTCGGCCTGAATCTCAACTCGCCGGAGAATTTGTACACCTCGTTTGGCGGGCCTTGGGCGGACCACCCTTGCCGCCCTCAGGACGTAGACTTTCACGTGCCGCCCGAGTACCTCATCAACCATGCAATCCGGAACAAGTTGGCTCCAATGAAACTCAGTCTCTACAAAGAGGACGTGCTTTTCTTTATGTTTTACACGAGCGTGGGTGATGTACTTCAGATTGCAGCAGCTACCGAACT GTACAGTCGAGAGTGGAGGTACCACATGGAGGAAAAGGTGTGGATCACGCAAGTGCCCGGCATGGTTTTGCTGGAGAAGACTCCCACCTACGAGCGGGGCACGTACTACTTCTTCGATGTCCAAAGTTGGAGAAAGGTTCCGAAGGAGTTCCACCTGGACTACAGCAAGCTTGAGGGGCGACCGGTGCTGAATGCGACGTGA
- the LOC136347733 gene encoding dynein light chain Tctex-type-like — translation MEKTSQEILEQDLQEEGQFVVDDVSKIIKDAIENVIGGNSYQQNKVNNWTTAVVEACTSELTKLMKPYKYIVTCTIMQKNGAGLHTASSCYWDNNTDGSCTVRWENKTMFCIVSVYGLAI, via the coding sequence ATGGAAAAGACTTCCCAGGAAATTCTAGAGCAAGACCTGCAAGAGGAGGGCCAATTTGTGGTGGACGACGTcagcaaaattataaaagacgCCATAGAGAATGTGATTGGAGGCAATAGCTACCAgcaaaataaagttaataacTGGACAACTGCTGTAGTGGAGGCCTGTACCTCAGAACTTACCAAGCTAATGAAACCCTATAAGTACATTGTAACGTGCACTATAATGCAAAAGAATGGGGCGGGATTGCACACTGCTAGCTCTTGTTATTGGGATAATAATACTGATGGGAGCTGCACTGTTCGTTGGGAAAATAAAACTATGTTTTGTATTGTTTCTGTGTATGGGCTGGCCATTTAA
- the Rga gene encoding CCR4-NOT transcription complex subunit 2 isoform X1 yields MANLNFTRNIGGGSLGRSSVSFGNNSMSGHVTPVFGQRPPSERRAIPSMGNSNQMGNMNTSMNSLGGYSSFNSVFGSGDANTPSLLDLSEFPSLTTRNSGDVPQPSPMPGAKPYVGMVKQVRDIASSLTSARRDWFALQPTSESSEFTMSNEDFPALPGTQNRTEGASPAAGQSEDKAQLDGAQTTNDLQLGIQSGTVAQSSGASTDKSGNKQTGGIRSTPDGRVSNIPANMVSDQFGVVGLLAFIRAAESDPNLVSLALGQDLTALGLNLNSPENLYTSFGGPWADHPCRPQDVDFHVPPEYLINHAIRNKLAPMKLSLYKEDVLFFMFYTSVGDVLQIAAATELYSREWRYHMEEKVWITQVPGMVLLEKTPTYERGTYYFFDVQSWRKVPKEFHLDYSKLEGRPVLNAT; encoded by the exons ATGGCGAACTTGAACTTTACAAGAAACATAGGAGGTGGCAGCCTCGGAAGGTCTAGTGTTAGTTTCGGGAATAACTCTATGTCGGGGCATGTTACCCCTGTGTTCGGGCAGAGGCCGCCTTCCGAGAGGAGGGCCATTCCTTCAATGGG AAATTCGAACCAAATGGGTAACATGAACACGTCCATGAACAGCCTGGGCGGTTACAGTTCCTTCAATTCGGTGTTTGGGTCGGGGGACGCGAACACCCCCTCGCTTTTAGACCTGAGCGAGTTCCCTTCCCTAACCACCCGGAATTCGGGCGACGTGCCCCAACCTAGTCCAATGCCCGGGGCGAAGCCCTACGTGGGCATGGTCAAACAGGTACGCGACATTGCCTCGTCTTTGACGTCAGCGCGACGTGATTGGTTCGCGTTGCAGCCCACGTCAGAGTCGAGCGAGTTCACGATGTCGAACGAGGATTTTCCCGCGCTGCCCGGCACGCAAAATCGAACGGAGGGGGCGTCGCCCGCGGCCGGCCAATCGGAGGACAAGGCGCAGCTCGATGGTGCGCAGACGACCAACGATTTGCAGTTGGGCATCCAATCGGGGACGGTGGCGCAGTCGAGCGGCGCCTCGACGGATAAAAGTGGAAACAAGCAGACGG GTGGAATTCGTTCGACACCGGACGGACGTGTTAGTAACATCCCAGCGAACATGGTTTCTGACCAGTTCGGGGTGGTGGGCCTTCTCGCGTTCATCCGGGCGGCCGAGTCGGACCCGAATCTGGTCTCGTTGGCCCTTGGACAAGACTTAACGGCCCTCGGCCTGAATCTCAACTCGCCGGAGAATTTGTACACCTCGTTTGGCGGGCCTTGGGCGGACCACCCTTGCCGCCCTCAGGACGTAGACTTTCACGTGCCGCCCGAGTACCTCATCAACCATGCAATCCGGAACAAGTTGGCTCCAATGAAACTCAGTCTCTACAAAGAGGACGTGCTTTTCTTTATGTTTTACACGAGCGTGGGTGATGTACTTCAGATTGCAGCAGCTACCGAACT GTACAGTCGAGAGTGGAGGTACCACATGGAGGAAAAGGTGTGGATCACGCAAGTGCCCGGCATGGTTTTGCTGGAGAAGACTCCCACCTACGAGCGGGGCACGTACTACTTCTTCGATGTCCAAAGTTGGAGAAAGGTTCCGAAGGAGTTCCACCTGGACTACAGCAAGCTTGAGGGGCGACCGGTGCTGAATGCGACGTGA
- the Arr2 gene encoding arrestin homolog: protein MVVAVKVFKKSTPNGKITVYLSKRDFIDHLDHTDPIDGVVVIDDGYLQGRRVFCSVVTVYRYGREEDEVMGVKFSKEMTIASTQVVPSKKEKEELTTIQEKLIKKMGSNAFPFIFKFPEMAPCSVTLQPGEDDQGKPLGVEYYVKCWVGSNEEDKGHRRSTVQLAIKKLQFAPVGHAGNRLPSSVISKGFTFSSGKINLEVTLDKEIYYHGEKIGANVMISNNSRKQVRNIKVYVVQHCEVTMVNAQFSKYVASLETREGCPITPGASFTKVVYLVPLASSNKDRRGVALDGRLKDDDVNLASSTLVPEGKCPVDAIGIVISYSLRVKLNCGTLGGELVTDVPFKLLNPSPGSMDRERALALKKSKSIERARYDNDDDDNIVFEDFARFRMSRDEIE from the exons ATGGTGGTTGCTGTCAAGGTATTCAAGAAGTCCACTCCTAATGGTAAGATCACAGTCTACCTAAGCAAGCGCGACTTCATTGACCATCTGGACCACACTGATCCCATCGATGGAGTGGTGGTCATCGACGATGGATACCTTCAG GGTCGCCGAGTATTCTGCTCGGTGGTCACGGTGTACCGCTACGGGCGAGAGGAGGACGAGGTCATGGGCGTTAAATTCAGCAAAGAAATGACCATCGCATCCACCCAAGTAGTCCCttccaaaaaggaaaaagaggaGCTAACCACTATCCaggaaaaattgatcaaaaagATGGGTTCCAATGCTTTTCCCTTTATCTTTAAATTCCCGGAAATGGCCCCATGCTCAGTAACCTTGCAGCCTGGTGAGGATGACCAAGGGAAGCCTTTGGGGGTGGAATATTATGTCAAGTGCTGGGTTGGTAGTAATGAGGAGGATAAGGGACATCGCAGAAGTACAGTGCAGCTGGCCATTAAAAAACTACAATTCGCTCCTGTAGGACACGCAGGCAATCGCCTTCCCTCTTCGGTGATCTCCAAGGGATTTACTTTCTCTAGCGGCAAGATCAATTTGGAGGTGACCCTGGATAAGGAGATTTACTATCATGGGGAGAAGATCGGGGCAAATGTGATGATCAGTAATAATTCGCGGAAGCAAGTCCGTAACATCAAAGTCTACGTGGTGCAACATTGCGAAGTCACTATGGTCAATGCTCAGTTCTCCAAATATGTGGCCAGTTTGGAAACCCGAGAGGGGTGCCCTATTACTCCAGGGGCTAGTTTCACAAAGGTGGTCTATTTGGTTCCTCTGGCCTCCTCCAATAAGGACCGCAGAGGGGTGGCTTTGGATGGGCGTTTAAAAGATGATGATGTCAACTTGGCCAGCTCAACCTTG GTCCCTGAGGGCAAATGCCCAGTGGACGCCATTGGTATTGTGATCTCCTACTCCTTGAGGGTGAAACTTAACTGCGGCACTTTGGGCGGAGAGTTGGTCACTGATGTTCCTTTCAAGCTTCTCAACCCCTCTCCCGGGTCTATGGACCGGGAGAGAGCTTTGGCCCTTAAGAAATCCAAATCTATTGAAAG gGCTCGCTACGACAATGATGATGACGACAATATAGTCTTCGAGGACTTTGCCCGCTTCCGTATGTCTCGCGATGAAATTGAATGA
- the CcnQ gene encoding cyclin-Q, which produces MKDVIDVMELQREKTRRATSVDYRQLEFLGGFTPAMFIFECGKKLNAQPLTLATAAVTMHRFFKEVDHSSYCCYLIGASSLYLAGKEKDDPLKIRDIINVAHNTLHRGSSPLEISDEYWSMRDAIVQAEFLIQRILKFEERIVHPHKYMLHYLKSMEGWLGKETWETVPVAKLAAAFLQDFHLDSAVLDYPPQHIAVACISLALQCYGVQLPLMEDLDDEAWYSVFVKDLQKDKHWEIMEKIMEVFNKEEIH; this is translated from the exons ATGAAGGACGTAATTGATGTAATGGAGCTCCAACGGGAGAAAACTCGCCGTGCTACCTCAGTCGACTACAGACAGCTCGAATTCCTAGGGGGTTTTACCCCTGCTATGTTCATCTTTGAGTgtgggaaaaaattaaatgcacaGCCCCTTACTTTGGCCACTGCTGCAGTTACAATGCATCGGTTTTTCAAGGAAGTTGATCATTCCTCCTATTGTTGCTAT TTAATTGGGGCCtcatcattgtatcttgcgGGTAAAGAAAAGGATGACCCTCTAAAGATCCGGGACATCATCAATGTGGCCCACAATACTCTGCACCGAGGCTCCAGTCCTTTGGAGATCAGCGATGAGTATTGGAGCATGAGAGATGCCATTGTTCAAGCCGAATTTCTCATCCaacgtattttaaaatttgaggaGCGCATTGTGCATCCACACAAGTACATGCTGCACTACTTAAAGAGCATGGAGGGATG gCTGGGAAAAGAAACATGGGAAACAGTTCCTGTAGCAAAGCTTGCAGCAGCATTTTTGCAAGATTTTCATTTAGACTCGGCAGTTTTAGACTACCCTCCTCAACATATTGCTGTGGCATGCATCTCATTAGCACTGCAGTGCTATGGAGTGCAGCTGCCCCTGATGGAGGATCTGGATGATGAGGCCTGGTATTCTGTGTTTGTTAAAGATTTGCAGAAAGACAAACATTGGGAGATTATGGAAAAGATTATGGAGGTGTTCAATAAggaggaaattcattaa